From the genome of Halomonas sp. LR3S48:
GGCAGCTTGGAAACGCGCAGCCTACTGCAGAAGATTGAGCTGGGCGATGTCTGGGGCGTAGGCCGGCGGCTTGTCGAGCGCCTGGCCATCTTGGGCATCAAGAACGCTTGGGACCTGGCCCAGTCCGACCCGAAGCGCATCCGCCGCCAGTTCAGCGTCACGCTCGAACGCACCGCGCTGGAACTCAGGGGCGTCAGCTGTATCGAGATGAACGATTTCCATGAGCCGCGACAACGCATCATGACCAGCCGCAGCTTCGGTAAGCTCACCGACAACATCGGCGAGATACGCGAGGCCATGCGACAGCACGGCCAGCGCGGTGCCGAGAAATTGCGCAGCCAAGGTAGCCTCGCCCGAGCCGTTCTTGTGTTTCTCAAGACGAACCCGTTCAGACAGGATCTGCCACAGTACACGCCTAGCGCTGTGGTTGAGCTATCACGGCCCACTGATGACAGTCGAGAGATTGTGCGTGCCGCCGGCTTAGCCCTGCAACGCATCTACCGCAGCGGCTACCTGTACCAGAAGGGAGGCGTGATGCTGCTCGACCTGATCGACGCTGATCGTCAACAGCTTTCACTACTCGACACGCCGCAAAGCGACGCCGAACGGCAGCGAAGTGCGACGTTGATGAATGTGATGGATGACCTGAACCGCAGGATGGGACGCGGTACTGTCAGCCTCGGCCGACCGACGCCTGGTGCTGCCTGGCACCTGCGCTGTGCAAACCTCACTCAGCGCTACTCGACCCGCTGGGATGAGCTGCTCGTCGCGAAGGCACGATAGTTAGGCTGATCGCAAATTGCAGTGTAGCGAAAACGGGCCAGTCCTTGGCCCAACGCGCTTCCATGCAGAGGAAAATGCCATGAGATGAAGGGTTCATGGCAGCCTCAGACTAACGGACCATGCTCTCAGCCTCTATGGTCAATCACTGCATTGCTTGTAAGCGATATCTCACGAAACTATGCGCGAGGGCTTACAGTGCCGAGTCTCGAACCCGAGTAAGCTTTTGTATCTCAGAAGCAACCGGGGGAAGGAATCATGAGGCAGGAGACCTTTACCGCCGCCGGCGTCGATTTGGAGCTGATGCTGCTGCGGGATAGCAGCAGCCGGCACTGGCTTGTCATTGCGCGATGGCGCAACGAGAAAGACGAACTATCGACCCATACGCTGCCACCACTTGCACCTGATTTAACAGAAGAACTGGCATGGCGCGAGGCGCGCTCCTGGGCAGTCAAACGGTTGACGAGAGAGAT
Proteins encoded in this window:
- a CDS encoding Y-family DNA polymerase, which encodes MIGLVDCNSFYVSCERVFQPRLIGRPVGVMSNNDGCVIALSSELKAMGITMGTPVFELQHQVRQDRLHLLSSNYELYGDMSARVQAVLEEFSAGVEPYSIDEMFVRFGGFAPDQMLEHARQLHDRVRQYTGIPVCVGVAPTRTLAKLANRAAKKIAAYRGVCVLQPGSLETRSLLQKIELGDVWGVGRRLVERLAILGIKNAWDLAQSDPKRIRRQFSVTLERTALELRGVSCIEMNDFHEPRQRIMTSRSFGKLTDNIGEIREAMRQHGQRGAEKLRSQGSLARAVLVFLKTNPFRQDLPQYTPSAVVELSRPTDDSREIVRAAGLALQRIYRSGYLYQKGGVMLLDLIDADRQQLSLLDTPQSDAERQRSATLMNVMDDLNRRMGRGTVSLGRPTPGAAWHLRCANLTQRYSTRWDELLVAKAR